Proteins found in one Paenibacillus sp. FSL R10-2782 genomic segment:
- a CDS encoding sugar ABC transporter permease: MFKFSNLSYSKQRLAIIAAFSFIPLALLVTFAYLPVINMFKYSFSDWNGYSKRLEYVGFENYIKIFTDPEYFSVFKVSLYYFVATFVQMGLALYFATILSFQTWFKNVFKGILFFPSLMNGVAIGFIFLFFFKPDGTLDTLLQALGLGSYIKLWLGNPEIINISLAGTSIWRYMGFNFIVFLGAISSISSDLYEASDMDGANRWHQFRYIILPSIKRILQLNLILAISGAISAFDIPYIMTGGSNGSKTFVIQTIDVAFKYSKVGLASAMAVILLLIVIVVTLLQRLLIRGEED, encoded by the coding sequence ATGTTTAAATTTTCGAATCTCAGCTACTCCAAACAAAGATTGGCGATAATTGCAGCCTTTTCATTTATTCCGCTGGCGCTGCTGGTCACTTTTGCGTACTTGCCAGTGATCAACATGTTCAAATACAGCTTTTCGGACTGGAACGGCTATAGTAAGCGTCTGGAATATGTGGGCTTTGAAAACTATATCAAAATCTTTACCGACCCCGAGTATTTCTCGGTGTTTAAGGTCAGTCTGTATTACTTTGTCGCTACGTTTGTACAGATGGGGCTGGCCCTTTATTTTGCAACCATTCTCAGCTTTCAAACCTGGTTTAAAAATGTGTTTAAGGGCATTTTATTTTTTCCTTCACTGATGAATGGGGTGGCCATTGGTTTTATTTTTCTGTTCTTCTTCAAGCCGGACGGCACGCTGGATACACTACTTCAGGCACTGGGACTGGGCTCGTATATCAAGCTGTGGCTGGGAAACCCGGAGATTATCAATATTTCACTGGCTGGCACGTCGATCTGGAGATACATGGGCTTTAACTTTATTGTGTTTCTCGGTGCGATTTCCTCCATATCAAGTGATCTATATGAAGCGTCTGATATGGACGGGGCCAACCGCTGGCATCAGTTCCGGTACATTATTTTGCCGAGTATCAAGCGAATTTTGCAGCTGAATCTCATCCTGGCGATTAGCGGTGCGATCAGTGCATTCGATATTCCGTATATTATGACTGGCGGCTCCAACGGCAGTAAAACATTCGTCATCCAAACGATTGATGTGGCGTTCAAATATAGTAAGGTCGGTTTGGCCTCGGCGATGGCGGTTATTTTGTTGCTGATCGTGATTGTAGTTACGCTACTGCAACGTTTGCTGATTCGGGGAGAGGAGGATTAA
- a CDS encoding extracellular solute-binding protein has protein sequence MKLSKILVPLLSVLLLAGLFAGCAPKGSDTPAASSDPKDVEGEITVITQRTDIVDTVFQDYAKEFNKLYPKVKVNFQALADYESQIKIRMGTRDYGDVLLIPTSIPIAELPDFFEPLGTYEDMKSKYAGIEERMVEGNVYGIPVAMTYSGVIYNKNVFKDAGITKLPKTPDQFLKALQQIKDKTKAVPLFTNYASGWALTQWEADLATVAGTKEYVNVTQPSTDDNFTKGQPHYELYKIMYDAAKKGLIEKDPTTTDWETSKADLSQGKIGTMVLGSWAIDQIKSTATNKDDIGFMPFPTNASKVLVPLAGDYNLGINVNSENKAAARAWVDWFTDKSNYAVEQAGSISPLQGSKLPEILKQYGDQGVVFETLTPSPKGQEGIVDKIDKKGEIGLWQPDFKKRIIEAAIGNRPESYDTIMKDLNDAWVKARAEVAAKEAK, from the coding sequence ATGAAGTTGTCCAAGATTTTGGTGCCGTTACTATCGGTGCTATTGTTAGCGGGGTTGTTTGCAGGGTGCGCCCCAAAAGGATCAGATACGCCAGCAGCCAGCTCTGATCCGAAGGATGTGGAAGGTGAAATCACGGTCATTACACAACGGACGGACATTGTGGATACGGTGTTTCAGGACTACGCCAAGGAATTTAACAAGCTTTATCCGAAGGTGAAGGTCAATTTTCAGGCATTAGCCGATTATGAGAGCCAAATTAAAATTCGGATGGGGACCAGGGATTACGGAGATGTCTTGCTTATTCCAACCAGTATTCCCATTGCAGAGCTTCCCGACTTTTTCGAGCCGCTGGGCACTTACGAGGATATGAAAAGCAAGTATGCCGGCATTGAAGAACGTATGGTGGAGGGCAATGTCTACGGTATTCCGGTAGCGATGACGTACTCCGGTGTGATTTATAACAAAAATGTGTTCAAGGATGCGGGGATCACGAAACTTCCCAAAACCCCGGACCAATTTTTGAAAGCGCTACAGCAGATTAAGGACAAAACCAAGGCCGTGCCGCTGTTTACGAACTATGCCTCCGGGTGGGCACTGACCCAGTGGGAAGCTGATTTGGCTACAGTGGCGGGTACGAAGGAATATGTGAATGTCACACAGCCGAGTACAGACGACAATTTCACGAAGGGTCAGCCTCACTATGAGCTGTATAAGATCATGTACGATGCCGCTAAAAAGGGTCTGATCGAAAAAGACCCGACCACCACGGATTGGGAGACCTCCAAGGCGGATTTGTCTCAAGGCAAAATCGGTACGATGGTATTAGGCTCCTGGGCCATTGATCAGATCAAAAGCACAGCCACCAACAAGGATGATATCGGCTTTATGCCGTTTCCGACGAATGCCTCCAAGGTGCTTGTTCCGCTGGCAGGCGATTACAACCTCGGTATTAACGTAAACAGTGAAAACAAAGCGGCGGCTCGTGCCTGGGTGGACTGGTTTACTGACAAGTCCAATTATGCCGTAGAGCAGGCGGGCAGCATCAGTCCGCTACAGGGTTCGAAATTACCTGAGATTTTGAAGCAATACGGAGATCAGGGAGTCGTCTTTGAAACGCTAACTCCTTCGCCAAAAGGACAGGAAGGGATTGTTGATAAAATTGACAAAAAGGGAGAAATCGGTTTGTGGCAGCCGGACTTCAAGAAACGCATTATTGAGGCAGCAATCGGCAACCGCCCGGAATCGTATGACACCATTATGAAGGATCTGAACGACGCATGGGTGAAGGCGCGTGCTGAAGTGGCTGCGAAGGAAGCCAAATAG
- a CDS encoding AGE family epimerase/isomerase → MDTLLHEIRQEWKDHILPFWLGLKDEVHGGFYGAVDVDLHIHKKADKGGIATARLLWSFSAAARVTGERIYEDAARHAFLFLQEHLIDPVYGGMYWMVNHTGHPADTCKHVYAQAFAIYALSEYARATGDPDALSLAKELFHLLEQKGYDRTRQAYGEQFDRMWNTQPNELLSENGVTAHITMNTHIHVLEAYTGLLHVWPDEGVRDALANVLDILYSRVYDASARRLGVFFDSDWRSLLDLTSYGHDIEASWLIEEAMNVLGHHPPEYVDMVVNIAQAVAKRAVQPDGSLINEREGDRVDTSRIWWVQAEGIVGFYNAYQRTQDERFLQIVRDLWAYTRQYIVDPRPGGEWFWSVQADGKPDPREVAGPWKCPYHNSRFCIEMLERTGTK, encoded by the coding sequence TTGGACACGCTGCTACATGAGATCAGGCAAGAATGGAAGGATCACATACTCCCGTTCTGGCTAGGGTTGAAGGATGAAGTACACGGTGGATTTTATGGTGCGGTGGATGTCGATCTGCACATCCATAAGAAGGCGGACAAGGGCGGGATTGCTACTGCACGGTTGCTATGGTCATTCTCGGCAGCAGCTCGTGTGACCGGGGAACGCATCTATGAGGATGCCGCACGACACGCTTTCCTGTTCCTGCAAGAGCACCTGATAGATCCGGTATATGGAGGAATGTACTGGATGGTAAATCATACGGGCCATCCAGCCGACACCTGCAAGCACGTCTATGCGCAGGCATTCGCTATTTATGCCTTATCTGAATATGCACGAGCAACGGGCGACCCGGATGCGCTATCCCTAGCTAAGGAGCTGTTCCACCTGCTGGAGCAAAAAGGATATGATCGCACCCGCCAGGCATACGGCGAGCAATTTGACCGGATGTGGAACACGCAGCCTAATGAGCTGCTCAGCGAAAACGGAGTAACCGCGCATATCACCATGAATACACATATTCATGTTCTGGAAGCGTATACTGGGCTGCTTCATGTATGGCCGGATGAAGGCGTGCGAGATGCGCTGGCGAATGTATTGGACATTTTATACAGTCGTGTTTACGATGCTTCCGCCCGGCGGTTGGGAGTATTTTTCGACAGTGACTGGCGCTCTCTGCTTGACCTGACCTCGTATGGTCACGATATTGAGGCCAGTTGGCTGATTGAGGAGGCTATGAACGTACTGGGGCACCATCCCCCGGAATATGTAGACATGGTTGTGAATATCGCCCAAGCAGTAGCCAAGCGTGCTGTTCAGCCAGATGGTTCACTGATCAACGAACGGGAAGGCGATCGGGTAGACACCTCGCGCATATGGTGGGTACAGGCAGAAGGAATCGTCGGCTTTTACAATGCGTATCAACGAACACAGGACGAACGTTTCTTACAAATTGTACGGGATTTGTGGGCCTACACCCGGCAGTATATCGTAGATCCACGACCCGGAGGTGAATGGTTCTGGTCCGTTCAAGCGGATGGCAAGCCTGATCCGAGAGAAGTTGCAGGACCTTGGAAATGCCCTTATCACAACAGCCGATTTTGCATCGAAATGCTGGAAAGGACGGGAACGAAATGA
- a CDS encoding glycosidase produces MIHTQYHKLLVQQEELITRPNEINTTFYNGIYERYHYPVLTRHHVPLHWRFDLNVQTNPFFMERLGVNATLNPGAIYHEGKYILVSRTEGLDRKSFFALAESDNGIDQFRFIDAPLVWDDIDPDETNMYDMRLVKHEDGWIYGIYCSEKKDPDAPAHDTSSAVAQAGLVRTRDLRSWTRLPNISTRSPQQRNVVLHPEFVNGQYAFYTRPQDGFISTGSGGGIAFGLCEDITQPVIESETVIDERCYHTVYEAKNGQGPAPIKTSRGWIHIAHGVRNTAAGLRYVLYTFATSLEDPSRVIAKPGGHFIAPYDEERVGDVSNVIFCNGVVVNEQDEVFIYYASSDTRIHVATTSLTRLEDYTFNTPPDPLRSLGNAAVRRELIQRNEALLQANSRP; encoded by the coding sequence ATGATTCATACCCAATACCATAAGCTGCTGGTGCAGCAAGAGGAACTGATTACACGTCCGAATGAGATCAACACCACCTTTTACAATGGCATCTACGAACGCTACCACTACCCTGTGCTCACACGTCATCACGTTCCGCTTCACTGGCGGTTTGATTTGAACGTACAGACGAACCCGTTTTTCATGGAACGTCTGGGCGTGAATGCAACGCTAAACCCAGGGGCGATCTATCATGAGGGCAAATATATACTGGTTTCCCGCACCGAGGGGCTGGATCGAAAATCGTTTTTTGCCCTGGCCGAGAGCGATAATGGTATTGACCAGTTCCGGTTCATCGATGCCCCATTGGTATGGGACGATATCGACCCAGACGAAACGAACATGTACGATATGCGGCTGGTGAAGCATGAGGACGGCTGGATCTACGGCATTTATTGCTCGGAGAAAAAGGACCCGGACGCACCAGCACATGACACCTCCAGCGCTGTCGCTCAGGCCGGACTGGTCCGCACCCGCGATCTTCGCTCTTGGACCCGTCTACCGAATATCTCCACCCGATCACCGCAACAGCGTAACGTTGTCCTGCACCCCGAATTCGTGAACGGCCAATATGCCTTTTACACGCGTCCGCAGGACGGATTTATTTCCACCGGCTCGGGCGGCGGCATTGCCTTCGGTCTGTGCGAGGATATTACACAGCCTGTGATTGAGAGCGAAACAGTGATTGACGAGCGCTGTTATCATACGGTGTATGAAGCCAAGAACGGACAAGGCCCTGCCCCGATCAAAACTAGCCGCGGCTGGATTCATATCGCTCATGGCGTACGCAATACCGCCGCTGGTTTACGATATGTGCTGTACACCTTTGCCACCAGCCTGGAGGACCCTTCGCGTGTCATCGCCAAGCCCGGCGGGCACTTTATAGCCCCCTATGATGAGGAACGCGTCGGTGACGTTTCAAACGTGATTTTTTGCAACGGGGTCGTCGTGAACGAACAAGATGAAGTCTTCATCTATTATGCCTCCAGCGACACCCGTATCCACGTGGCAACAACCAGTCTGACCAGACTGGAGGATTACACGTTCAATACGCCGCCCGATCCGTTGAGGTCACTCGGCAACGCCGCTGTTCGCCGCGAGCTTATTCAGCGTAATGAGGCATTGCTGCAGGCAAACTCCCGGCCTTAA
- a CDS encoding substrate-binding domain-containing protein, which translates to MKSNVTMRDIADKLGVSSVTVSKALNDKDGVSDELKERIKTLAGEMGYRFNTVARSMKEGLTYNIGVVIPERFTGPGQSFYLHIYQHISRALEQYGYYGILHILHREDEEQLNLPRIYYDRKVDGFILLGQVSKPYIELVQSMELPKMFLDFYDEHADIDSVVTDNFYGAYELTNYLIAQGHRDIAYVGNLYSTSSIQDRFLGYYKSLLEHRLPLRNEWVLSDRDDEGTYVEMELPQPLPTAFVCNCDQVAHNLVQKLTSLGYRVPENCSVVGFDNDVYATLIVPQLTTVGVDIEQMARTAIDSMMKKISHPGSRFGRVLVQGHIVYRDSVQRIERS; encoded by the coding sequence ATGAAGAGCAACGTTACGATGCGGGATATTGCGGATAAGCTGGGAGTCAGCAGCGTGACCGTGTCGAAGGCGCTCAATGACAAGGACGGGGTTAGCGATGAGCTAAAAGAGCGCATCAAGACGCTCGCGGGCGAAATGGGTTACCGTTTCAATACCGTTGCCAGGTCCATGAAGGAGGGCCTCACCTATAACATTGGTGTCGTCATCCCCGAGCGTTTTACCGGCCCCGGCCAATCGTTCTATCTGCACATCTACCAGCATATTTCACGGGCGCTGGAGCAATACGGCTACTATGGCATCCTTCATATCCTCCATCGCGAGGACGAAGAGCAGCTTAATCTGCCACGCATCTATTACGACCGCAAGGTAGACGGCTTCATTCTCCTGGGCCAAGTGAGCAAGCCATATATCGAGCTGGTCCAATCCATGGAGCTGCCCAAAATGTTTCTGGATTTTTATGATGAGCATGCCGATATTGACTCGGTGGTTACAGATAATTTTTATGGAGCCTACGAGCTGACCAACTATCTGATCGCCCAGGGACACCGGGATATTGCATATGTGGGTAATCTCTACTCCACCAGCAGCATTCAGGACCGTTTTCTCGGCTACTATAAATCCCTGCTGGAGCACAGATTGCCCCTTCGTAACGAGTGGGTACTTAGCGACCGGGACGACGAAGGTACTTATGTGGAAATGGAGCTGCCGCAGCCGCTACCGACTGCCTTCGTATGTAACTGCGATCAGGTCGCACACAATCTGGTACAAAAACTGACGTCTCTGGGGTATCGCGTGCCAGAAAACTGCTCTGTAGTCGGCTTCGACAATGATGTATATGCCACCCTTATTGTTCCGCAACTAACCACGGTCGGAGTGGACATTGAACAGATGGCACGCACAGCTATTGATTCGATGATGAAAAAAATAAGCCATCCCGGCAGTCGTTTTGGCCGGGTCCTCGTGCAAGGCCATATCGTATATCGTGACTCCGTGCAACGTATCGAGAGGTCATAA
- a CDS encoding cold-shock protein: MYRRQAPEIIPEEDTAIWSCTNEGCNGWMRTDFTFLSEPVCPFCQASMGQETRMLPILNRTGNSFVAQRS; this comes from the coding sequence ATGTACAGACGCCAGGCTCCGGAGATTATCCCAGAGGAAGATACGGCGATTTGGTCGTGTACCAACGAGGGTTGCAACGGCTGGATGCGAACGGATTTCACCTTTTTGAGCGAACCGGTTTGTCCGTTCTGCCAAGCCTCCATGGGACAGGAAACTCGGATGCTCCCGATTCTCAATCGAACGGGCAACTCTTTTGTGGCTCAACGCTCCTGA
- a CDS encoding cold-shock protein, with translation MPTGTVKWFNADKGFGFIETEGQDIFVHYSAIDGEGFKTLDEGQHVEFNVVESQRGPQAEHVTKTS, from the coding sequence ATGCCAACAGGAACAGTCAAATGGTTTAATGCAGATAAAGGCTTCGGCTTTATCGAGACAGAGGGCCAGGATATTTTTGTCCACTATAGCGCTATCGACGGCGAAGGCTTCAAGACGCTGGACGAAGGCCAGCATGTGGAATTTAATGTAGTGGAAAGCCAGCGCGGGCCGCAGGCGGAGCATGTCACCAAGACCAGCTAA
- a CDS encoding DUF2179 domain-containing protein, with product MLKILLFIFVIQIIYVSAYTLRMILTLKGQKYVAALISTVEVTIYVLGLNMVLKYLDQVASLAVYAIGYALGILIGAWIEEKIALGYVTVKVISNEVNGGIANALRDKGYGVTAWLGSGRDGDRLVMEILAKRKNQNKLYQSILDIDPKAFVITVEPKQFHGGFWTKAIRK from the coding sequence ATGCTTAAAATTTTGTTATTTATTTTTGTTATTCAAATTATTTACGTGTCTGCGTATACATTGCGTATGATTTTGACGCTGAAAGGACAGAAGTACGTTGCTGCACTCATAAGCACTGTAGAGGTTACGATCTACGTACTGGGCCTGAACATGGTGCTTAAGTATTTGGATCAGGTGGCAAGTCTCGCGGTTTATGCCATCGGCTATGCGCTTGGTATTCTCATTGGAGCATGGATTGAGGAGAAAATAGCGCTTGGCTACGTAACCGTCAAGGTGATCAGCAATGAGGTCAACGGAGGTATCGCCAATGCGCTGCGTGACAAAGGGTACGGTGTTACAGCCTGGCTGGGCAGCGGGCGGGATGGAGATCGGCTGGTGATGGAAATTTTGGCTAAGCGAAAAAATCAGAACAAGCTGTACCAATCCATTCTGGATATTGATCCCAAGGCCTTTGTCATTACAGTGGAGCCGAAACAGTTTCATGGCGGCTTCTGGACCAAGGCGATCCGCAAATAA
- a CDS encoding CsbD family protein — protein sequence MKDNGISDKIKGNVNKAKGEIKDQIGNATDNKSLQAEGKLDKAKGHLQETAGKLKDGK from the coding sequence ATGAAGGATAACGGAATCAGCGATAAAATCAAAGGTAATGTTAACAAAGCAAAAGGTGAGATCAAGGATCAAATCGGGAATGCCACGGATAATAAATCCCTTCAAGCCGAAGGTAAGCTGGATAAGGCCAAAGGCCATCTTCAGGAAACAGCAGGCAAGCTGAAGGACGGCAAATAA
- a CDS encoding stalk domain-containing protein codes for MKSLKSMKKPVIITAVSALAISGALFSQSTYAAQVTKPIQAVYNNIKIIYNGTEVPYDAKTEPFMLDGVTYLPLRLAGTALDKKVEWDGTNKRVVIADNGVPIDQSTVTALNNQITTLTQELNTAKAANTTKDATIAQLQKDNQTLKDDASKNSSNSLKDLQKELNDDHSDDYNTNSDISLSGNKNDITVTIEMTKSRWTDLSSSKQKSYLEDIVEDILKEYKNADVDGTVKNSSNNDKLASFTTNSRGDVTIKKIGTSFDASTIQRSLFDRYSNYAGYGFDFSVRGDSSKATVDVYVNSDDWNKLSNNQRSTLTDGIIDQLKDRESIDRVEGYIRNKGNSSQIATF; via the coding sequence ATGAAATCATTGAAATCTATGAAAAAGCCTGTCATCATCACTGCCGTATCCGCCTTGGCCATATCGGGGGCTCTTTTCAGCCAATCCACATATGCGGCGCAAGTGACTAAGCCGATCCAAGCAGTTTATAACAATATCAAAATCATCTACAACGGAACTGAGGTTCCTTATGATGCAAAAACAGAACCATTTATGCTGGATGGCGTGACTTATCTCCCGCTTCGTCTGGCAGGTACAGCTTTGGATAAAAAAGTAGAATGGGACGGCACGAACAAACGCGTAGTCATTGCTGACAACGGCGTTCCGATTGATCAATCTACAGTTACAGCATTGAACAACCAGATTACGACGCTGACTCAGGAGCTGAACACGGCGAAAGCAGCGAACACAACCAAAGACGCTACCATCGCTCAGTTGCAAAAAGACAATCAGACGCTAAAAGATGACGCAAGTAAAAACAGTTCTAACTCCTTGAAGGATCTTCAAAAGGAGTTGAACGATGATCACAGCGATGACTACAACACCAACTCTGATATCTCGCTCAGTGGCAATAAAAACGATATTACCGTGACTATCGAAATGACAAAATCCAGATGGACTGACCTATCCAGCAGTAAACAAAAGAGCTACCTGGAGGACATCGTTGAAGATATTTTGAAAGAGTATAAAAATGCCGATGTTGATGGTACGGTTAAGAATTCCAGCAATAACGATAAATTAGCGAGCTTTACAACCAACAGTAGAGGCGATGTTACGATTAAAAAAATAGGTACATCTTTCGACGCAAGCACGATCCAACGTTCTTTGTTTGATAGATACAGCAACTACGCTGGGTACGGCTTTGATTTCAGCGTAAGAGGCGACAGCAGTAAAGCTACGGTGGATGTGTATGTAAATTCGGATGATTGGAATAAACTCTCGAACAATCAAAGAAGTACCCTGACAGATGGCATTATTGATCAGCTAAAAGATAGAGAATCCATTGACAGAGTGGAAGGGTACATCCGTAATAAAGGGAACAGTAGCCAAATCGCTACCTTCTAA
- a CDS encoding copper amine oxidase N-terminal domain-containing protein, producing the protein MKIRLLICLMIVLSLGATNTNLTSAQAQGQTHIHLKVNDHYVLYTYPAPPFVDKKGRLLIPLQAAEDILGGKVTYNAASKTASVDLLGRNVTATIGSPEISVNGESVTLDTVPIMKNNAMFLPVSILLKDTDAKMEWDSKRGLLKLEHDSFTESPVFMKFKGQDLAQVMDANAFDLTSFDWDRKKGILDIYAMYEGGLSPASRQIDFNPMIVYSKGTYSVNPYSKFNMNYKVKITSHGNLIYTQNIDTTDADKDYIKYITSVGRLIQ; encoded by the coding sequence ATGAAAATCAGGTTATTAATATGCCTTATGATTGTATTAAGTTTGGGTGCTACTAACACGAATTTGACATCAGCGCAGGCTCAAGGACAAACGCACATACACTTGAAGGTCAATGATCACTACGTTTTATATACCTACCCTGCACCACCCTTTGTGGATAAGAAGGGCAGACTGCTTATACCGCTCCAAGCGGCTGAGGATATATTGGGTGGTAAAGTAACTTACAATGCAGCGAGCAAAACCGCTTCTGTTGATCTGTTGGGCCGTAATGTAACGGCAACGATCGGATCACCCGAAATATCGGTTAACGGCGAGTCGGTGACATTGGATACAGTCCCCATCATGAAAAACAATGCGATGTTTTTACCGGTATCCATCCTGTTGAAAGATACAGATGCGAAGATGGAGTGGGATTCCAAGCGGGGCTTATTGAAACTAGAGCATGATAGCTTTACGGAAAGTCCAGTTTTTATGAAATTTAAGGGACAAGACTTGGCCCAGGTCATGGACGCGAATGCGTTTGATCTTACTTCCTTTGATTGGGATCGCAAGAAAGGCATATTGGATATTTATGCTATGTACGAGGGTGGCTTATCACCTGCTTCCAGGCAAATCGACTTTAATCCTATGATTGTTTATAGCAAAGGGACCTATAGTGTAAATCCTTATTCTAAATTCAATATGAATTATAAAGTTAAAATCACCAGCCACGGTAATTTGATTTATACCCAAAATATCGATACAACCGATGCGGATAAAGATTATATAAAATATATTACTTCCGTAGGCAGATTGATTCAATAA
- a CDS encoding NAD(P)/FAD-dependent oxidoreductase, with the protein MSKQILILGGGYGGLLAALTARQHLDASQATITVVNRFASHQIITELHRLAAGTIAEKAVALPLEKLLRNKEIILKVDTVSEIKPDDKKVTLASGATLSYDALVISLGSETAYFGIPGLQEHSFTLKSVAEANRIRAHVEARLDAYKQSGNKADATIVIGGGGLTGVELVGEYADKLPAVCREKGINYEDINLYCVEAGPSILAGFPQALVDRAVTSLEKRGVQIVAGVPITEMKADEVLLKDGRSIQTNTLIWTGGVQGNALVGASGIEVNRGRATVNGALQSTSHEDIFLAGDSAVVFPGEGERPYPPTAQLAWQMGETVGYNIFAYFNGAKMESFNPVFSGTLGSLGRTDAIGTVGANGTQLKGAVATLMKEGSNIRYLSHIKGLFALAY; encoded by the coding sequence ATGTCGAAGCAAATTTTGATCTTGGGCGGCGGATACGGCGGCTTGCTGGCCGCTCTGACAGCACGCCAGCATCTGGACGCTAGCCAAGCAACCATTACAGTGGTAAACCGCTTTGCGTCGCACCAAATTATTACGGAGCTGCACCGTTTGGCGGCAGGTACAATTGCCGAGAAAGCTGTTGCGCTTCCTTTGGAGAAACTGCTGCGTAACAAAGAAATTATCCTGAAAGTGGATACCGTTTCGGAAATCAAACCGGACGATAAAAAAGTAACTCTAGCCAGTGGCGCTACATTGAGCTATGACGCTCTCGTTATTTCCCTGGGCAGCGAAACGGCTTACTTTGGTATTCCGGGTCTGCAAGAACACAGCTTCACGCTGAAATCAGTGGCAGAAGCGAATCGCATTCGCGCGCACGTAGAAGCTCGTCTGGATGCTTACAAGCAATCCGGCAACAAAGCGGACGCTACAATCGTTATCGGTGGTGGCGGTCTGACGGGTGTCGAGCTGGTGGGCGAATATGCTGACAAGCTGCCTGCGGTTTGTCGTGAAAAAGGCATTAACTACGAAGATATTAACCTGTATTGCGTAGAAGCTGGACCATCTATTTTGGCAGGCTTCCCTCAAGCACTGGTTGATCGTGCAGTAACAAGCCTTGAAAAACGTGGCGTTCAAATCGTAGCTGGTGTTCCCATTACGGAAATGAAAGCCGACGAAGTTCTGCTCAAAGATGGACGTTCGATCCAAACGAACACCCTGATCTGGACAGGCGGCGTACAAGGCAACGCACTGGTTGGCGCATCTGGTATCGAAGTGAACCGTGGCCGCGCAACCGTGAACGGCGCACTGCAATCCACTTCCCATGAAGACATCTTCCTCGCTGGCGACAGCGCAGTGGTGTTCCCGGGTGAAGGCGAGCGTCCATACCCTCCAACTGCTCAGTTGGCTTGGCAAATGGGTGAAACGGTTGGTTACAACATCTTCGCTTACTTCAACGGAGCGAAAATGGAAAGCTTTAACCCCGTATTCTCCGGTACATTGGGCAGCTTGGGCAGAACAGACGCGATCGGTACGGTAGGTGCGAATGGCACCCAACTGAAAGGCGCTGTAGCTACTTTGATGAAGGAAGGCAGTAACATCCGTTACCTGTCCCACATCAAAGGACTTTTTGCATTGGCCTATTAA
- a CDS encoding DUF1641 domain-containing protein, which translates to MSENQQEVAVTQEATKESRDVLDQLMKPEVQQSLTVLVENLPKLTEMVTLMTDAYDVARSLATDPVFIGDMKSSMGEFVKPVTDSAKGLASAAIEAGDRVQTTDGSVGLFGLLKMLKDPNVQKTLRFSQAFLDILNERQRESK; encoded by the coding sequence ATGTCTGAAAACCAACAAGAGGTGGCTGTAACACAAGAAGCTACCAAAGAGTCTCGGGATGTATTGGACCAATTGATGAAACCGGAGGTTCAGCAATCGCTGACCGTACTGGTTGAGAATCTGCCCAAGTTGACTGAGATGGTTACTTTGATGACCGATGCTTATGATGTAGCCCGCAGTTTGGCAACCGACCCTGTATTTATCGGCGATATGAAAAGCTCCATGGGGGAGTTTGTGAAGCCTGTTACAGATTCGGCTAAAGGCTTGGCTTCTGCTGCCATTGAAGCAGGAGACCGCGTACAAACTACAGACGGCAGTGTAGGTCTGTTTGGCCTGCTCAAAATGCTTAAAGATCCAAATGTACAAAAAACGCTGCGTTTCAGCCAGGCTTTCCTGGATATTCTGAATGAGCGCCAACGCGAGAGCAAATAA